The Pseudomonas bijieensis DNA window CAAAGGCGAGATCAGCGGCTCTATCGTGTTGCTGGTGGGCCCGCCGGGCGTGGGCAAGACCAGCGTCGGCAAGTCCATCGCCGAGTCCCTGGGGCGGCCGTTCTACCGTTTCAGCGTTGGCGGCATGCGCGACGAAGCCGAGATCAAGGGCCATCGGCGCACCTACATCGGAGCCCAGCCGGGCAAGCTGGTACAGGCGCTAAAAGACGTCGAGGTGATGAACCCGGTGATCATGCTCGATGAGATCGACAAGATGGGCCAGAGCTACCAGGGCGACCCGGCGTCGGCCCTGCTCGAGACCCTCGACCCGGAACAGAACGTCGAATTTCTCGATCACTACCTGGACCTGCGCCTGGATCTGTCGAAAGTGCTCTTCATCTGCACCGCCAACACCCTGGACTCGATCCCCGGCCCCTTGCTGGACCGGATGGAAGTGATCCGCCTGTCGGGTTACATCACCGAAGAAAAAGTCGCCATCGCCAAGCGCCACTTGTGGCCCAAGCAGTTGGCCAAGGCCGGCGTGTCCAAGGGCAGCCTGAGCATCAACGACAGCGCCCTCAAAGCCCTGATCGACGGCTACGCCCGTGAAGCCGGGGTGCGGCAGTTGGAGAAACAACTGGGCAAACTGGTGCGCAAGGCGGTGATGAAGCTGATCGACGACCCCAAAGCGGTGATCAAGCTCGGGCCGAAAGACTTGGAGGCCTCCCTGGGCAAACCGGTGTTCCGCAACGAGCAGGTGTTGTCCGGCGTCGGAGTGATTACCGGCCTGGCCTGGACCAGCATGGGCGGCGCGACCTTACCCATCGAGGCAACGCGCATCCACACCCTCAATCGCGGTTTCAAGCTGACCGGGCAACTGGGGGACGTGATGAAAGAGTCGGCGGAAATCGCCCACAGCTACGTCAGTTCGCACCTGAAGCAATTCGGCGGCGATCCGAAATTCTTCGACGAGGCCTTCGTTCACCTGCACGTACCGGAAGGCGCCACGCCCAAGGACGGCCCGAGCGCCGGGGTCACCATGGCCAGCGCCCTACTGTCCCTGGCCCGTAACCAGCCACCGAAAAAAGGCGTGGCCATGACCGGCGAACTGACCCTTACCGGGCATGTACTGCCGATCGGCGGCGTGCGCGAAAAAGTGATCGCGGCGCGGCGGCAGAAAATCAATGAACTGATCCTGCCGGAAGCCAACCGGGGCAATTTCGAAGAATTGCCGGACTACCTCAAGGAAGGCGTCACGGTGCACTTTGCCAAGCGGTTTGCGGATGTGGCCAAGGTGCTGTTCTGATAGAACTGTAGCGCTTATGCGGGCCCCATCGCGGGCAAGCCTTGCTCCCACAGGGTTTAATGCCGCTCACAGAGTCAGTGTGCGACAAAGATCCATTGTGGGAGCAAGGCTTGCCCGCGATAGCATCATCAGCGACAGCACTTCCTCAGCTGACACACCTAGTAGCATCTTCGGTTATGCTCGCCGTTCGTCGTGAATGCCGGAGTCAT harbors:
- the lon gene encoding endopeptidase La, whose protein sequence is MSDQHSTEATHDYDADSEHIEHTSSGTGLALPGQNLPDKVYIIPIHNRPFFPAQVLPVIVNEEPWAETLELVAKSEHHSLALFFMDTPQEDPRHFDTSKLPLYGTLVKVHHASREGGKLQFVAQGLTRVRIRTWLKHHRPPYLVEVEYPHQPSEPTDEVKAYGMALINAIKELLPLNPLYSEELKNYLNRFSPNDPSPLTDFAAALTSATGSELQEVLDCVPMLKRMEKVLPMLRKEVEVARLQKEISAEVNNKIGEHQREFFLKEQLKVIQQELGLTKDDRSADIEQFEQRLEGKVLSAQAQKRIEEEMNKLSILETGSPEYAVTRNYLDWATSVPWGVYGQDKLDLKHARKVLDQHHAGLDDIKDRILEFLAVGAYKGEISGSIVLLVGPPGVGKTSVGKSIAESLGRPFYRFSVGGMRDEAEIKGHRRTYIGAQPGKLVQALKDVEVMNPVIMLDEIDKMGQSYQGDPASALLETLDPEQNVEFLDHYLDLRLDLSKVLFICTANTLDSIPGPLLDRMEVIRLSGYITEEKVAIAKRHLWPKQLAKAGVSKGSLSINDSALKALIDGYAREAGVRQLEKQLGKLVRKAVMKLIDDPKAVIKLGPKDLEASLGKPVFRNEQVLSGVGVITGLAWTSMGGATLPIEATRIHTLNRGFKLTGQLGDVMKESAEIAHSYVSSHLKQFGGDPKFFDEAFVHLHVPEGATPKDGPSAGVTMASALLSLARNQPPKKGVAMTGELTLTGHVLPIGGVREKVIAARRQKINELILPEANRGNFEELPDYLKEGVTVHFAKRFADVAKVLF